The following proteins come from a genomic window of Candidatus Thiodiazotropha sp. CDECU1:
- a CDS encoding alkaline phosphatase PhoX produces the protein MLQKKSFRLLSLPASIAAAILGSSLLLTGCSGDDGDDGVNGVDGQDGADGTDGITNYIPLGLKRLATAPLGAEFTGMYLNSDNTLFLNVQHPSSSNTTTDAAGKVFDKGTVGVIVGQDFSALSENFGTLDLPVTTAEKEVVMTAVGSYQVLTQQGDTLDDGNAMGDIVALDGTTLIKSSNDPDFNGVISDGNGGFYVYSNWEDRPGSMSRIQVNGLTDSGYTSIVQEGMIDFTSVGGTWVNCFGTVSPWETPLSSEELYFDDTADWFNPDYEYFDNPQSLATYFGYPTDGSGDWPNPYRYGYIVEIGNAADAAVANVTVNKLETMGRFSHENSVVMPDQRTVFLSDDGTGVVFFKFVADAAGDMSSGTLYAAQITQASGVDDPAEAALGIEWIELASMGEADIEAAINSFDGSFADGNYITDEQVCDWAESKTGTDLTCDEDVTVDANPFSDDRVAFLESRKAAVALGATGEFRKMEGVNINYGLASDWWNGGAADGDQAHMYMAMSSFDATMSDDEGAIQLNGDNGKCGVVYRMQLMRNAQGEVDVATMVPAIVGGPYYADRSVNECNVNNISNPDNLLIMDDGRVLIGEDTGNHENNVVWVFDDPAI, from the coding sequence ATGTTGCAAAAGAAATCATTTCGTCTGTTATCTCTGCCTGCTTCAATAGCGGCAGCAATATTGGGTTCATCTCTGCTGCTGACCGGCTGTAGCGGTGATGACGGCGATGACGGTGTAAACGGCGTCGATGGACAAGATGGTGCTGATGGCACCGACGGCATAACCAACTATATCCCCTTGGGTTTGAAGCGACTTGCGACTGCCCCCCTGGGAGCTGAGTTCACCGGCATGTACCTGAACAGCGACAACACCCTGTTTCTCAATGTTCAGCATCCCAGCAGCAGCAACACAACCACTGACGCCGCAGGTAAGGTATTCGACAAGGGCACCGTGGGTGTCATCGTTGGCCAGGATTTCTCGGCCCTGTCTGAGAACTTCGGCACTCTCGACCTGCCGGTCACCACTGCCGAGAAAGAGGTAGTCATGACAGCAGTGGGCTCCTATCAGGTACTGACCCAGCAGGGCGACACCCTGGATGACGGTAACGCCATGGGCGACATTGTCGCCCTGGACGGCACCACCCTGATCAAAAGCTCCAACGATCCTGACTTTAACGGCGTCATCTCTGACGGTAACGGCGGATTCTATGTCTACAGCAACTGGGAAGACCGTCCAGGCAGCATGAGCCGTATCCAGGTGAATGGCCTCACCGATAGTGGCTACACCAGCATCGTCCAGGAAGGCATGATCGACTTCACCAGCGTCGGCGGCACCTGGGTGAACTGCTTCGGTACTGTCAGTCCCTGGGAAACCCCGCTCTCATCGGAAGAGCTCTACTTCGACGATACTGCTGATTGGTTCAACCCGGACTACGAATATTTCGACAATCCTCAGTCCCTGGCCACCTATTTCGGTTATCCCACCGACGGTAGCGGCGACTGGCCCAACCCCTATCGCTACGGCTACATCGTGGAGATCGGCAATGCTGCCGATGCGGCAGTGGCCAACGTCACGGTCAACAAATTGGAGACCATGGGCCGTTTCTCCCACGAGAACTCGGTTGTCATGCCCGATCAGCGGACTGTCTTCCTCAGTGACGACGGCACCGGTGTCGTATTCTTCAAGTTCGTTGCCGATGCGGCCGGTGATATGAGTTCAGGCACCCTGTATGCCGCGCAGATCACCCAGGCTTCCGGTGTTGACGATCCTGCAGAGGCTGCTCTGGGTATCGAGTGGATCGAACTCGCCAGTATGGGTGAAGCCGACATCGAGGCTGCTATCAACTCCTTCGACGGTAGCTTCGCCGATGGCAACTACATCACCGACGAGCAGGTCTGTGACTGGGCCGAGTCCAAGACCGGCACCGATCTGACCTGTGACGAAGACGTCACTGTCGACGCCAACCCATTCAGCGATGACCGGGTGGCCTTTCTGGAGAGCCGTAAAGCGGCAGTCGCCCTGGGCGCTACCGGCGAGTTCCGCAAGATGGAAGGGGTGAACATCAACTACGGCCTGGCCTCGGACTGGTGGAACGGTGGTGCTGCGGACGGTGACCAGGCCCACATGTACATGGCCATGTCCAGCTTCGACGCCACCATGAGCGACGACGAAGGAGCCATTCAACTGAACGGCGACAACGGCAAGTGCGGCGTTGTCTACCGCATGCAGCTGATGCGCAATGCCCAGGGCGAGGTTGATGTGGCAACCATGGTCCCGGCCATTGTTGGCGGACCCTACTACGCTGACCGTTCAGTCAACGAGTGTAACGTCAACAACATCTCCAACCCCGACAACCTGCTGATCATGGATGATGGTCGCGTACTCATCGGTGAGGATACCGGCAACCACGAAAACAATGTGGTCTGGGTATTCGATGATCCTGCGATCTAA
- a CDS encoding TrkH family potassium uptake protein: MHLFVVQRILGVLLMVFSLSMLPPLGISMWTGDGALVGFTDAFILTLGLGLACWAPVRNRRQDLRVRDGFLVVVMFWGVLGLTGSLPFLFAENQDMTITDAVFESISGLTTTGATVIVGIDELPVSILYYRQQLQWLGGMGIIVLAVAVLPMLGIGGMQLYRAETPGPVKDNKLTPRITETAKALWYIYLGLTLSCMLAYWLGGMRPFDAMGHAFSTVAIGGFSTHDESIGYYDSTLIEMIAVIFMLLSGANFALHFLAVRRRSLRTYFEDPEFRGYITTLGVVIVIVSSALFFMGVYGTWGESIIRGLFQAVSIGTTTGFTTADYSLWPGFISILLLFSSFVGGCAGSTGGGIKVIRFLLLIKQGVREINRLIHPNAEIPIRIGTKTIPWRIVEAVWGFFALYVASFGVMYLALASTGLDLMTSFSAVAASINNLGPGLADVGSNYANLNDPAKWILCFAMLLGRLEIFTLLVLLTPAFWRK, from the coding sequence ATGCATCTTTTTGTGGTTCAACGGATACTGGGTGTGCTGCTGATGGTCTTCAGTCTCAGCATGCTGCCACCCCTTGGGATCTCCATGTGGACCGGTGACGGTGCCCTGGTGGGCTTTACCGATGCCTTTATCCTTACCCTGGGACTCGGCCTGGCGTGCTGGGCACCGGTACGCAACCGCCGCCAGGATTTACGCGTCCGCGACGGCTTTCTGGTTGTGGTGATGTTCTGGGGCGTGCTGGGGCTGACCGGCTCCCTCCCTTTCCTGTTCGCGGAAAACCAGGATATGACCATCACCGATGCGGTGTTCGAATCCATATCGGGCCTCACGACCACCGGCGCCACGGTCATCGTTGGCATCGATGAGCTGCCGGTATCCATCCTCTACTACCGACAGCAACTGCAGTGGCTGGGGGGGATGGGGATCATCGTCCTGGCGGTGGCGGTGTTACCGATGCTGGGTATCGGTGGCATGCAGCTCTATCGGGCCGAGACCCCGGGTCCGGTAAAAGACAATAAACTGACACCCCGTATAACCGAGACCGCCAAGGCGCTCTGGTATATCTACCTGGGTCTGACCCTCAGCTGTATGCTCGCCTATTGGTTGGGGGGCATGCGGCCCTTTGACGCCATGGGACACGCCTTCTCGACGGTGGCCATCGGCGGATTTTCCACCCATGATGAGAGCATCGGTTATTACGACAGTACCCTGATCGAGATGATCGCGGTGATTTTCATGCTCCTCTCAGGGGCAAACTTCGCCCTCCATTTCCTTGCCGTGCGGCGTAGATCCCTTCGCACATATTTCGAGGACCCGGAGTTTCGCGGCTATATCACCACCCTGGGGGTGGTCATAGTTATCGTCTCCTCGGCGCTCTTTTTCATGGGGGTTTACGGCACCTGGGGTGAGTCGATTATACGTGGGCTGTTTCAGGCGGTTTCAATCGGCACCACCACCGGATTTACCACGGCAGACTACTCCCTATGGCCGGGATTCATATCCATCCTGTTGCTGTTCTCCAGCTTCGTCGGCGGCTGTGCCGGCTCCACTGGTGGTGGCATCAAGGTGATACGTTTTTTACTGTTGATCAAACAGGGTGTACGCGAGATCAATCGCCTGATCCACCCCAATGCTGAGATTCCGATCCGCATCGGCACCAAAACCATTCCCTGGCGGATTGTGGAGGCGGTGTGGGGATTCTTCGCCCTCTATGTGGCCAGTTTTGGCGTCATGTACCTGGCCCTGGCCTCCACCGGACTCGATCTGATGACCTCGTTCTCCGCAGTGGCCGCCAGTATCAACAATCTGGGGCCAGGTCTGGCCGATGTGGGTTCCAACTATGCCAACCTCAACGACCCCGCCAAGTGGATACTCTGTTTCGCCATGCTGTTGGGTCGTCTGGAGATCTTCACCCTGCTGGTGTTGTTGACCCCCGCGTTTTGGCGTAAGTAA
- a CDS encoding ATP-binding protein, protein MAPSTLSRLRLGGLSVGLLLILLLVSLHLMSSAVQNSTELSRYFVPLLIFNLAGMFVLIVMITYNSIRLIRQYLRHSAGSRLTLRMVMIFTLISLLPVGVVYYYSFSFLQGGIDSWFDVQIDQAMQDARDLAQASLSLNQRVWLKYTEQQLLSIADTSESALSLTIAKLRQQSGALELSLSDPSGQIIAYSNAVADELVPAKPDDYIMQRLREGNSYVGLAREKDELMIRVAVADPLGRPFIIQGLYPASERVSVLSEKLEVAYNRYNELSFLRQSLKRNFSLTLFLVLMFAMLSAVWAAFFSARRLVAPIANIAAGTKAVAEGDYDRRLPVPRRADELAFLVSSFNTMTRRIRQARDQAAESQREVEGQRAYLETVLARLSSGVLTFDAQRKMRTANPAAEKILGINLNRRIDMPVQALALESPILRQFAEGLEAPLRQIDEEWRGELTLFGGEGRKVLICRTTPFAQPNGRKGHIVLFDDVTALIRAQRDAAWGEVARRLAHEIKNPLTPIQLSAERLRHKYLNDMPKRDAEVLDRATHTIVQQVEAMKSMVNDFSEYARPPQMELKPIKPDTLIGEIVDLYRGTRGVGFEIDLSANHARIEADPLRIRQVVHNLVKNAVEALEGKKRGKVSLVSSVRSRDDHPFYELRVQDNGPGFAEAMIQQLFEPYVTSKPKGTGLGLAIVKKIVEEHGGIIWAENCDKGACMVVQLPMLLDLTRETATEESEV, encoded by the coding sequence ATGGCCCCTTCAACCTTGAGTCGATTACGCCTGGGAGGGCTCTCCGTCGGCCTATTGCTGATACTGTTGCTGGTGAGCCTGCACCTGATGAGCAGTGCGGTGCAGAATTCAACCGAGTTGAGCCGCTATTTTGTCCCGCTGCTGATCTTCAACCTGGCGGGTATGTTCGTCCTGATCGTCATGATCACCTACAACTCGATACGTCTGATACGCCAATATCTGCGACACAGCGCCGGTTCGCGGCTGACCCTGCGCATGGTGATGATCTTCACCCTGATCTCACTGCTTCCCGTAGGCGTGGTCTATTATTATTCGTTCAGTTTTCTGCAGGGGGGTATCGATAGCTGGTTCGATGTGCAGATCGACCAGGCCATGCAGGATGCTCGGGATCTGGCCCAGGCCTCTCTCTCCCTCAATCAGCGGGTGTGGCTGAAGTATACGGAGCAGCAGCTGCTCAGTATCGCGGATACCTCTGAATCGGCGCTCTCTCTGACTATAGCCAAGCTGCGTCAACAATCGGGTGCGTTGGAGCTCTCACTGAGCGATCCGTCGGGGCAGATCATCGCCTATTCAAATGCCGTGGCGGATGAGTTGGTGCCGGCCAAACCGGACGATTACATCATGCAGCGTCTGCGTGAGGGTAACAGCTACGTTGGATTGGCCAGGGAGAAGGATGAGCTGATGATTCGTGTTGCCGTGGCGGATCCCCTCGGCCGACCCTTCATCATTCAGGGGCTCTACCCCGCGTCGGAGAGGGTCAGCGTCCTCTCGGAAAAGCTGGAAGTGGCCTATAACCGCTACAATGAACTCTCGTTTCTGCGTCAATCACTGAAGCGCAACTTCTCCCTGACCCTGTTTCTGGTACTGATGTTCGCGATGCTGTCGGCTGTCTGGGCCGCGTTCTTTTCCGCCAGGCGCTTGGTGGCGCCGATTGCGAACATCGCTGCAGGCACCAAGGCGGTTGCCGAGGGGGACTACGATCGCCGTCTGCCCGTACCGAGACGGGCGGATGAGCTTGCCTTCCTGGTATCCTCATTCAACACCATGACCCGGCGTATCCGCCAGGCCAGGGATCAAGCCGCGGAGAGCCAGCGGGAGGTGGAGGGACAGCGGGCCTACCTGGAAACCGTGTTGGCCCGACTCTCGTCCGGGGTGCTGACCTTCGATGCCCAGCGCAAGATGCGCACCGCCAATCCGGCCGCGGAAAAGATTCTCGGTATCAACCTGAACCGCAGAATCGATATGCCGGTTCAGGCCTTGGCCCTTGAATCCCCCATTCTGAGGCAGTTCGCCGAAGGTTTGGAGGCGCCGTTACGCCAGATCGACGAGGAGTGGCGCGGTGAGTTGACCCTGTTTGGTGGTGAAGGACGCAAGGTGTTGATCTGCAGGACCACCCCATTTGCCCAGCCCAACGGGCGCAAAGGTCATATCGTCTTGTTCGATGACGTGACGGCACTGATCCGCGCCCAGCGGGATGCCGCCTGGGGCGAGGTGGCGCGGCGTCTGGCCCATGAGATAAAAAATCCGCTGACGCCTATTCAGCTTTCGGCGGAGCGTTTGCGACACAAATATCTGAATGACATGCCGAAACGTGATGCCGAGGTGCTCGATCGCGCGACCCATACCATCGTGCAGCAAGTGGAGGCCATGAAGAGCATGGTCAACGACTTCTCCGAGTATGCCCGTCCGCCGCAGATGGAGTTGAAGCCGATCAAACCGGATACCCTGATCGGGGAGATTGTCGACCTCTACCGGGGTACTCGCGGGGTGGGATTTGAGATCGACCTGTCAGCCAACCACGCCAGGATCGAGGCCGATCCCTTGCGTATCCGTCAAGTCGTTCACAATCTCGTTAAAAACGCTGTCGAGGCGTTGGAGGGGAAGAAGCGGGGTAAGGTCTCCCTGGTCTCTTCCGTCCGTAGCCGGGATGATCATCCGTTCTATGAATTGCGTGTGCAGGACAATGGTCCGGGCTTCGCCGAGGCGATGATACAACAGCTCTTTGAGCCCTATGTCACATCCAAACCCAAGGGTACGGGACTGGGTCTGGCGATTGTAAAGAAGATTGTTGAGGAACATGGCGGTATCATCTGGGCAGAAAACTGTGATAAAGGTGCCTGTATGGTGGTGCAACTACCTATGCTGCTGGATTTGACTCGAGAGACCGCAACAGAGGAGAGTGAAGTATGA
- the trkA gene encoding Trk system potassium transporter TrkA — protein sequence MKIIILGAGQVGRSVANALVSEANDITVVDQDEQLLMDLQNRLDLGTVRGHAGHPDVLRRAGAEDADMILAVTNSDETNMVACQIAYTLFHTPTKIARVRAQGYLDYPHLFEQTAVPVDVLISPEQLVTDYILKLIEYPGALQVLDFADGRVRLVAVKAYHGGPLVGNALSALYEHMPNVDARVAAIYREGEVIIPRGDTLIEEGDEVFFIAATENIRSVMSELQRLEKPYRRIVLAGGGNIGRRLASSLEQKYRVKLIENDKVRAREIAERLEMTIVLHGDAADESLLLEENIENTDVFCAVTNDDEDNILSAMLAKRLGAARVMALINRPSYVDLVQSETIDIAISPQQATIGTLLTHVRRGDVVQVHSLRRGAAEAIEAVAHGDRNSSKVVGRAVEEIKLPKGATIGAVVRGDEVLIAHHDTMIESDDHVILFLVDKRKIRDVEKLFQVGVTFL from the coding sequence ATGAAAATAATTATTCTCGGTGCCGGTCAGGTGGGTCGTTCAGTTGCCAATGCGTTGGTCAGCGAGGCCAACGATATTACCGTGGTCGATCAGGATGAGCAGCTATTGATGGACCTGCAGAATCGGCTCGATCTCGGTACTGTCAGGGGGCATGCGGGTCATCCGGATGTGCTGCGCAGAGCCGGTGCCGAGGATGCGGATATGATCCTCGCGGTCACCAACAGCGACGAGACCAACATGGTTGCCTGCCAGATCGCCTATACCCTGTTCCATACCCCGACCAAGATCGCTCGGGTGCGGGCTCAGGGCTATCTGGACTATCCCCATCTGTTTGAGCAGACCGCGGTACCGGTTGATGTGCTGATCAGCCCGGAGCAGCTGGTAACCGACTATATTCTCAAACTGATCGAATACCCCGGGGCACTGCAGGTGCTCGACTTCGCGGATGGTCGGGTCAGGTTGGTGGCGGTAAAGGCCTACCATGGCGGGCCCCTGGTGGGGAATGCTCTGAGTGCGCTGTATGAGCATATGCCCAATGTGGACGCCCGGGTCGCCGCCATCTACCGCGAGGGTGAGGTGATAATTCCCAGGGGTGATACCCTGATCGAGGAGGGAGATGAGGTGTTCTTCATCGCCGCGACGGAGAACATCCGTTCCGTGATGAGTGAACTGCAGAGGCTGGAGAAGCCCTACCGGCGCATCGTGCTTGCCGGGGGTGGGAACATAGGCAGGCGACTGGCCTCATCCCTGGAACAGAAATACCGGGTCAAGCTCATTGAAAATGACAAGGTGCGGGCAAGGGAGATTGCCGAGCGACTCGAAATGACCATCGTGCTGCATGGAGACGCGGCGGATGAGAGCTTGTTGCTGGAGGAGAATATCGAGAACACGGATGTCTTCTGTGCCGTGACCAATGATGATGAGGACAATATTCTCTCCGCCATGCTGGCCAAGCGCCTGGGTGCCGCCAGGGTAATGGCATTGATCAATCGTCCCTCTTACGTCGACCTGGTGCAGAGTGAAACCATCGATATTGCCATCTCTCCCCAGCAGGCCACCATCGGTACCCTGCTGACCCATGTGCGACGCGGTGATGTGGTACAGGTTCACTCCCTGCGAAGGGGTGCCGCAGAAGCGATCGAGGCAGTGGCTCACGGGGATAGAAATTCATCCAAGGTTGTGGGTCGCGCGGTTGAGGAGATCAAGCTCCCCAAAGGCGCGACCATTGGCGCGGTGGTGCGTGGGGATGAGGTGCTGATCGCCCACCATGACACCATGATCGAGAGTGACGACCATGTAATCTTGTTCCTGGTGGACAAGCGGAAAATCCGCGATGTGGAAAAGCTTTTCCAAGTCGGTGTGACCTTTCTGTAA
- the rsmB gene encoding 16S rRNA (cytosine(967)-C(5))-methyltransferase RsmB, with amino-acid sequence MPAGARRVNSGDPRLVSALVIQQVLAGRSLSELLPHYLDQLDDSRDRGLVQAICFGVMRFYLKLQYLQRQLLAKPLKSKDRDVEALILVGFYQLLELRVGDHAAVHETAGAANKLGKRWAVGLINGVLRNFLRRKEKLLADLADEAEALHAMPGWLLQALQTQWPESWRQRVEALNAHPPMSLRINRQINSRQDYLQLLQESAIEASPMPIIESGINLAQAMDVERLPGFAEGRVSVQDGAAQLAAGLMRLQPGQQVLDACAAPGGKSCHMLELEPKIELTALDNDADRLQRVGENLSRLGLQATLQLGDAANPSGSWARQCYDRILLDLPCSATGVIRRHPDIKYLRRETDIVNLVKLQAKILDAVWQLLKPGGVMLYATCSILPQENELQLQQFLSRQADAREDMMDETWGEARSSGRQIAPGEDGLDGFYYARLVKLAS; translated from the coding sequence ATGCCGGCTGGCGCAAGGAGAGTAAACTCCGGTGATCCGCGCCTTGTTTCCGCGCTCGTCATCCAGCAGGTATTGGCGGGTCGTTCGCTTTCCGAGTTGCTGCCCCACTATCTCGATCAACTTGACGATAGTCGCGACCGGGGATTGGTCCAGGCGATCTGCTTCGGTGTGATGCGGTTTTATCTCAAGCTGCAATATCTGCAACGCCAATTATTGGCAAAACCGTTGAAGTCGAAGGACCGGGATGTGGAGGCCCTGATTCTGGTTGGGTTCTATCAGCTGCTCGAACTCAGAGTTGGCGATCATGCCGCGGTGCATGAAACGGCCGGTGCGGCGAATAAACTCGGCAAGCGTTGGGCCGTGGGTCTGATCAATGGTGTGCTACGCAACTTCCTGCGCCGGAAGGAGAAGCTGCTCGCTGATCTGGCGGATGAAGCGGAGGCGCTGCATGCCATGCCCGGTTGGTTACTGCAAGCGCTGCAGACCCAATGGCCCGAGAGTTGGCGTCAACGGGTAGAGGCGCTCAATGCCCATCCACCCATGAGTCTCAGGATTAACCGGCAAATCAATTCGCGCCAGGATTACCTGCAACTGCTGCAGGAGAGTGCTATCGAGGCCAGTCCCATGCCAATCATCGAAAGCGGCATCAACCTGGCCCAGGCCATGGACGTGGAGAGACTGCCCGGTTTTGCCGAGGGGCGTGTCTCGGTACAGGATGGGGCAGCCCAGTTGGCGGCAGGTCTTATGAGATTGCAGCCTGGGCAGCAGGTACTGGATGCCTGTGCGGCGCCGGGGGGCAAGAGCTGCCATATGTTGGAGCTGGAGCCAAAGATCGAGTTGACCGCCCTGGACAACGACGCCGACCGTCTGCAACGGGTGGGGGAGAATCTGTCACGCCTGGGACTTCAGGCGACCCTGCAGCTGGGAGATGCGGCCAACCCCAGTGGATCCTGGGCGAGGCAGTGTTATGATCGGATATTGCTGGATCTGCCCTGTTCAGCGACAGGTGTGATCCGGCGCCATCCTGATATCAAGTACCTGCGCAGGGAGACAGATATCGTCAATCTTGTGAAACTTCAGGCCAAAATTCTGGACGCTGTCTGGCAGTTATTGAAACCGGGTGGTGTGATGCTCTATGCAACCTGCTCAATCCTGCCGCAGGAGAATGAACTGCAGTTACAGCAATTTCTCTCCCGCCAGGCCGATGCCAGGGAGGATATGATGGATGAGACTTGGGGAGAGGCCAGATCGTCAGGACGCCAGATCGCCCCTGGTGAGGATGGTTTGGACGGTTTTTACTATGCTCGTTTAGTAAAACTGGCCTCATGA
- a CDS encoding DUF4390 domain-containing protein: MRRGSSWLLSILLLLPLAQAAAFNIKDVQINQVDNVYQLNARIDYQLSEQAHEALSNGVPLTLKVQLFVEKVWRGFWEPSPFATTLSFQIRYHALTELYRIVDRQTGDEENFVTQEAALHALGEITNLPMVSMTKLTPGEAYQLRLRADLDIESLPLPLQPLAYLGRGWKLTTGWSQWPLQP, from the coding sequence ATGAGGAGGGGATCATCATGGCTGTTGTCGATTCTGCTGTTGCTGCCACTGGCGCAGGCAGCGGCCTTTAACATCAAGGATGTTCAGATCAATCAAGTCGACAACGTGTACCAGTTGAATGCCCGCATAGATTATCAATTGAGTGAACAGGCCCATGAAGCGCTGAGCAACGGGGTGCCGCTGACCTTGAAAGTACAGCTTTTTGTGGAGAAGGTATGGCGTGGATTCTGGGAACCGAGCCCATTTGCCACCACCTTGAGTTTTCAGATTCGCTACCATGCCTTGACGGAACTCTATCGAATCGTGGATAGACAGACCGGGGATGAAGAGAATTTCGTCACCCAGGAAGCGGCCCTGCATGCATTGGGTGAGATCACCAATCTGCCTATGGTCAGCATGACAAAACTGACCCCTGGCGAGGCCTATCAACTGCGTCTACGCGCCGACCTCGATATCGAATCACTTCCCTTACCGCTGCAGCCCTTGGCCTACCTGGGCCGGGGCTGGAAGCTGACGACAGGATGGTCCCAATGGCCCCTTCAACCTTGA
- a CDS encoding sigma-54-dependent transcriptional regulator yields MSRAYILVVDDEPDIRNLVKEILQDESYEVAMAEDGKSARQALRDRRPELILLDIWMPDVDGITLLKEWGENEGLPCPVIMMSGHGTVETAVEATRLGAYDFLEKPLSLAKLLLTVNRALEAEQLKQENVGLKRHVHAVHEPTGRSPVMLRLREQVKRIAQHDTWVLVTGEPGSGRETLARYLHSQSVRRDRPFVEVNVSSIVKGNAAQELFGSERDGRIHYGRLEQAAGGTLFLDEVADMDLEAQSQLVGALDTGSFLRVGGTEPVSIDVRIIAATQHNLEEAVQEETFREDLFYHLNVVPLHVPPLREHPEDVPELLNFYVDWYVNHEKLPYRHFNVGAQNTLRNHPWHGNVRELKNLVQRLLILGAGNEISQEEVEAALGAPDVGSALGGLESLVSFDQPLRQAREEFEKVYLEYQLRQHEGNISRMAKEVGMERTHLYRKLKSLEIEFKDKR; encoded by the coding sequence ATGAGTCGCGCCTATATCCTGGTTGTGGATGATGAGCCTGATATCCGCAACCTGGTAAAAGAGATTCTCCAGGACGAATCCTATGAGGTAGCGATGGCGGAGGATGGCAAGTCTGCGCGCCAGGCATTGCGTGATCGTCGCCCGGAACTGATCCTGCTGGACATCTGGATGCCCGATGTGGACGGTATCACCCTGTTGAAGGAGTGGGGTGAGAACGAGGGCCTACCCTGCCCGGTGATCATGATGTCGGGGCATGGCACAGTGGAGACAGCTGTCGAGGCCACGCGTCTGGGGGCCTATGATTTTCTGGAGAAGCCTCTCTCTCTGGCCAAGTTATTATTGACGGTCAATCGCGCCCTGGAGGCGGAACAGCTCAAGCAGGAGAATGTTGGCCTAAAACGCCATGTGCATGCCGTGCACGAGCCCACGGGCCGCAGCCCGGTGATGCTGCGTCTGCGAGAGCAGGTGAAGCGGATAGCCCAGCACGATACCTGGGTGTTGGTGACCGGTGAGCCAGGTAGTGGCCGTGAAACCCTGGCCCGCTATCTCCACTCCCAGAGCGTTCGCCGCGACCGACCCTTTGTGGAGGTGAATGTCAGCTCGATCGTGAAGGGAAACGCTGCGCAGGAACTGTTTGGCAGTGAAAGAGACGGCCGAATTCACTACGGTCGACTGGAGCAGGCGGCGGGAGGGACCCTGTTCCTTGATGAAGTGGCGGATATGGACCTGGAGGCCCAGTCACAACTGGTGGGTGCGCTGGATACCGGGAGTTTTCTTCGGGTCGGCGGCACGGAGCCGGTGAGTATCGATGTGCGGATCATTGCCGCAACCCAACACAATCTGGAAGAGGCGGTGCAGGAGGAGACATTTCGTGAAGACCTCTTCTACCATCTCAATGTGGTACCCCTGCATGTTCCTCCCCTGCGTGAGCATCCGGAAGATGTCCCGGAGCTGCTCAACTTCTACGTGGACTGGTATGTGAACCACGAAAAGCTGCCTTACCGGCACTTTAACGTGGGGGCGCAGAATACCCTGCGTAACCATCCCTGGCATGGCAACGTGCGGGAGTTGAAGAACCTGGTGCAACGATTGTTGATCCTGGGTGCCGGCAATGAGATCTCCCAGGAGGAGGTGGAAGCGGCGCTGGGCGCCCCCGATGTGGGGAGTGCATTGGGGGGGCTGGAGTCATTGGTCAGTTTCGATCAACCCTTGCGACAGGCCAGAGAGGAGTTCGAGAAGGTCTATCTGGAGTATCAGCTGCGCCAGCACGAGGGCAACATCTCACGCATGGCCAAGGAGGTGGGCATGGAACGCACCCATCTCTATCGCAAGCTCAAATCCCTGGAGATCGAGTTCAAAGACAAGCGGTGA